In a genomic window of [Empedobacter] haloabium:
- a CDS encoding LytTR family DNA-binding domain-containing protein, producing the protein MNDKTTALIAEDEPILAATLAATLGRLWPELAIVASVGHGQAALERALALQPDVLFLDIKMPGKTGLEAAEELAEQWPGSKPFPQVVFVTAYDDYAVQAFDNAAADYVLKPVSDERLARTVRRLKERLGTRPAGGGMDALLEQLRALVPATAPAARPERLSLIRAAVGNQVRMIPIGDVLYFEALDKYVNVVTCDGEALIRTSLKELLAQLDETCFWQVHRGTIVNSAAVLAAQRDELGKLTLQLRGRPEKVRVSPLYAHLFRQM; encoded by the coding sequence ATGAACGACAAGACCACGGCGCTGATCGCCGAAGACGAACCGATTTTGGCCGCCACGCTGGCCGCAACGCTAGGCCGCCTGTGGCCCGAACTTGCGATCGTGGCCAGCGTCGGCCACGGCCAGGCCGCGCTGGAGCGCGCGCTGGCATTGCAGCCGGACGTGCTGTTCCTCGACATTAAGATGCCCGGCAAGACTGGGCTGGAGGCGGCCGAGGAACTGGCCGAGCAGTGGCCCGGATCGAAGCCGTTTCCGCAGGTGGTGTTCGTGACGGCCTACGACGACTACGCCGTGCAGGCCTTCGACAACGCGGCGGCCGATTACGTGCTCAAACCCGTCAGCGACGAGCGCCTGGCGCGCACCGTGCGGCGCCTGAAGGAGCGTCTGGGCACGCGGCCGGCGGGTGGTGGCATGGACGCGTTGCTCGAGCAGCTGCGCGCACTGGTGCCGGCGACGGCGCCGGCGGCCCGGCCGGAACGCCTGTCGCTGATCCGCGCCGCCGTCGGCAACCAGGTCAGGATGATTCCGATCGGCGACGTGCTGTATTTCGAGGCGCTGGACAAATACGTCAACGTGGTCACATGCGACGGCGAGGCGCTGATCCGCACCAGCCTGAAGGAACTGCTGGCGCAGCTGGACGAGACGTGCTTCTGGCAGGTGCACCGCGGCACCATCGTCAACTCGGCCGCCGTGCTGGCGGCCCAGCGCGACGAGCTGGGCAAACTGACGCTGCAGCTGCGCGGCCGGCCCGAGAAAGTGCGGGTCAGCCCCCTGTACGCCCACCTGTTCCGGCAAATGTGA
- a CDS encoding histidine kinase has product MRYLFISHDAMTDSAIAAPAATPRPFPWRRLALDAAALAVLIVICALIITYAFGNGSQFLRNLAISACIGSIAFSIIDGVRLWVWRDERRPHWLAFAALVGVGVVAGQVLGARLAGLLLGMELRELHTLGTTRTSGMLLFTLLTTGGASLYYTSRDRLIRAQAAAAQEKARAEAIERQALQAQLQLLQAQIEPHMLFNTLANLQGLIALDPARAQRMLDQLIQFLRGTLSSSRAETTTLAQEFALQEAYLGLMAVRMGERLTYSFDLPEALRGQRIPPMLLQPLVENAIAHGLEPTIAGGHVTVAARRDGDRLVLSVTDDGRGPDAGPGKEGTNVGLANTRERVKALFGARADVTLAANPGGGAIASIVLPIDQP; this is encoded by the coding sequence ATGCGTTATCTGTTTATCAGCCACGACGCCATGACCGATTCCGCCATTGCCGCTCCTGCCGCCACGCCACGCCCTTTTCCGTGGCGCCGGCTGGCCCTCGACGCCGCCGCGCTGGCCGTGCTGATCGTCATCTGTGCTTTGATCATTACCTATGCGTTCGGCAACGGCAGCCAGTTCCTGAGGAACCTCGCGATTTCCGCCTGCATCGGCAGCATCGCGTTCAGCATCATCGACGGCGTGCGCCTGTGGGTCTGGCGCGACGAGCGCCGGCCGCACTGGTTGGCCTTCGCGGCGCTGGTCGGCGTGGGCGTGGTGGCCGGGCAGGTTCTGGGCGCACGCCTGGCCGGCCTGCTGCTGGGCATGGAGCTGCGCGAGCTGCATACGCTCGGCACGACGCGCACCAGCGGCATGCTGCTGTTTACGCTGCTGACCACCGGCGGCGCCAGCCTGTACTACACCAGCCGTGACCGGCTGATCCGCGCCCAGGCCGCCGCCGCGCAGGAAAAGGCCCGCGCCGAAGCCATCGAGCGCCAGGCCTTGCAAGCGCAGTTGCAGCTGTTGCAGGCCCAGATCGAGCCGCACATGCTGTTCAATACGCTGGCCAACCTGCAGGGCCTGATCGCGCTCGATCCGGCGCGGGCGCAGCGCATGCTGGACCAGCTGATCCAGTTCCTGCGCGGCACGCTGTCGTCCTCGCGCGCCGAAACCACCACGCTGGCCCAGGAGTTCGCGCTGCAGGAGGCCTACCTGGGCCTGATGGCGGTGCGCATGGGCGAGCGGCTCACGTATTCGTTCGACCTGCCGGAGGCGCTGCGCGGCCAGCGCATCCCGCCCATGCTGCTGCAGCCGCTGGTGGAAAATGCCATCGCACACGGGCTGGAACCGACCATCGCCGGCGGCCACGTGACAGTGGCGGCGCGGCGCGACGGCGACCGGCTGGTGCTGAGCGTGACGGACGACGGCCGCGGCCCGGATGCGGGTCCGGGCAAAGAGGGCACCAACGTGGGGCTGGCCAACACGCGCGAGCGCGTCAAGGCGTTGTTTGGCGCGCGTGCCGACGTGACCCTGGCCGCCAACCCCGGTGGCGGCGCCATCGCCAGCATCGTGCTGCCGATCGACCAACCATGA
- a CDS encoding vWA domain-containing protein: MSHITGIVQVLGAPAAIGPDTGAPPTSPGVWELAFAHTPAPGGTKLVMLHFQNVSLPGSNRLEVDLGYDTDVFTAADGAAFWTRPVNVNAFGGGTIPVRYVEVGGAGGSAEIDRYGRGERHDGGPGHPSFSNSDPFLPDPVYTEPTYDPFWFCSPPPNWENVRCIPAADLRAQVARSVGMIVSIHPPDTYSPVEYVSTCTVTLVDADKVISAGHCHAPAEALTSSVTFDYETDCAGNRLAGYNAMFHKVAAALQQRYDSGYDYSLLQLKTAPPGIAPIQLRHDLPDVGEQVFGIHHPNGAVKKISLPHASFATVTARNAMGVRVPTTFHVSGGSSGSGLFDAAGRIVGVLSNGAPCAGSQLLYFPTATILTEIAPAPPPPVTRDVVLVIDRSGSMDEPDGTGRRKIDAAKDAVSLFVQLVQADTGNRVGLVSFSSTAGAPTFAIAAVTGANKNTLIGGPPYAGGVVGSLTPGGATSIGGGLDAARGQFPMPGANPRAILLLTDGLQNRAPSIESVEPALEGIAVHAIGLGSDSNLDSMLLSTLAGAHGGLYTRASGGLALLKFFSQAFGNIFEAGVLLDPERDLPANQDAPPLSLRVCGEERLTAVVGWDRMDASLLVRLRTPAGNVVPMGAPGVESSMGRNWVYLRVPLPQGAERDGVWQVEVLRPGGSEFPPPAPALRYFVSVIPAGGPRLLREPEEYERNRAYTGDDLSPLLRLRQANGDWPHHVAMTLTVSRPDAGIGNLLSEHGLGPEQVVNGDVLPARQATLQAIEANGPAIRYIDEQFILKEDAANTRGAFEAAGSLGIALPDYLRMEGNYTFHARATYGECDGMRELVWTMHVDVGIDGGRTLVSTEPLGADADGRDCLRLTFTPRDRYGNRFGPGRAADMTVAPRTGTVLTSPVTDLGNGSYRVDLCWDLAAGEPPGITIGQPGRPPVVVGPAERRLYVYSVTFVCGEQRDNCCGCTPVRPGSYGTEINIHNVGNTAAPVLKRIIPLVFAGAVIGREPQVATVKTAAVITLPPHAATMDDCCRLQEMLLGAAVDTVALTTGVLEIISTVELAVTAVYTREDGAIDVRAIAPRRL, translated from the coding sequence ATGTCCCACATCACCGGTATCGTGCAGGTCCTGGGCGCCCCCGCCGCGATCGGCCCCGACACGGGCGCCCCACCCACGTCGCCCGGCGTCTGGGAACTCGCGTTCGCCCACACGCCCGCACCCGGCGGCACCAAGCTCGTCATGCTGCATTTCCAGAACGTCAGCCTGCCCGGCAGCAACCGGCTGGAAGTGGACCTGGGCTACGACACGGACGTGTTCACGGCAGCGGACGGCGCGGCGTTCTGGACCCGTCCCGTCAACGTCAATGCCTTTGGCGGCGGTACGATCCCCGTGCGCTACGTCGAGGTCGGCGGGGCCGGCGGCAGCGCCGAGATCGACCGCTACGGCCGCGGCGAGCGGCACGACGGCGGACCGGGCCACCCGTCGTTCTCCAACAGCGATCCGTTCCTGCCCGATCCGGTCTACACGGAACCGACCTACGATCCGTTCTGGTTCTGCAGCCCGCCGCCGAACTGGGAAAACGTGCGCTGCATCCCGGCCGCCGACCTGCGCGCCCAGGTCGCCCGCAGCGTCGGCATGATCGTCTCGATCCACCCGCCCGATACGTACTCGCCGGTGGAATATGTCTCCACCTGCACCGTGACCCTGGTGGACGCGGACAAGGTGATCTCGGCGGGTCACTGCCACGCGCCGGCCGAGGCGCTGACGAGCTCCGTCACCTTCGACTACGAGACCGATTGCGCCGGCAACCGGCTGGCCGGCTACAACGCCATGTTCCACAAGGTGGCAGCGGCGCTGCAGCAGCGCTATGACTCGGGCTACGACTACAGCCTGCTGCAGCTGAAGACGGCGCCGCCCGGCATCGCGCCGATCCAGCTGCGGCACGACCTGCCGGACGTGGGCGAGCAGGTGTTCGGCATCCATCACCCGAATGGCGCGGTGAAGAAGATCTCGCTGCCGCATGCGTCGTTCGCCACCGTCACGGCCAGGAATGCAATGGGCGTGCGCGTGCCCACCACGTTCCACGTCAGCGGCGGCAGCTCCGGCTCGGGGCTGTTCGACGCCGCCGGCCGCATCGTCGGCGTGCTGTCGAACGGGGCGCCCTGCGCCGGCTCCCAGCTGCTGTACTTCCCCACCGCGACGATCCTGACGGAGATCGCGCCGGCGCCGCCGCCACCGGTCACGCGCGACGTCGTTTTGGTCATCGACCGCTCCGGCAGCATGGACGAGCCGGACGGCACCGGGCGCCGCAAGATCGACGCGGCCAAGGACGCCGTCTCGCTGTTCGTCCAGCTGGTACAGGCCGACACGGGCAACCGCGTCGGCCTGGTCTCGTTCAGCAGCACGGCGGGCGCGCCCACCTTCGCCATCGCCGCCGTCACCGGCGCGAACAAGAACACGCTGATCGGCGGCCCGCCGTATGCGGGCGGCGTGGTCGGCAGCCTGACACCGGGCGGCGCCACCAGCATCGGCGGCGGCCTGGATGCGGCGCGCGGCCAGTTCCCGATGCCGGGCGCGAATCCGCGTGCCATCCTGCTGCTGACGGATGGCCTGCAGAACCGGGCACCGTCGATCGAATCGGTAGAGCCGGCGCTGGAGGGCATCGCCGTGCACGCGATCGGCCTCGGTTCCGACTCTAACCTGGACAGCATGCTGCTCAGCACCCTGGCGGGCGCGCACGGCGGCCTGTATACCCGCGCCAGCGGCGGACTGGCGCTGCTGAAGTTCTTCTCGCAGGCGTTCGGCAATATCTTCGAAGCGGGCGTGCTGCTCGATCCCGAGCGCGACCTGCCGGCCAACCAGGATGCGCCGCCACTGTCGCTGCGCGTCTGCGGCGAGGAAAGGCTGACGGCCGTGGTGGGCTGGGACCGCATGGATGCGTCCCTGCTGGTGCGCCTGCGCACGCCGGCCGGCAATGTGGTGCCAATGGGTGCGCCCGGCGTCGAGAGCTCGATGGGGCGCAACTGGGTCTACCTGCGTGTGCCGCTGCCGCAGGGAGCGGAGCGCGACGGCGTGTGGCAGGTGGAAGTGCTGCGGCCGGGCGGCAGCGAGTTTCCGCCGCCCGCGCCGGCGCTGCGCTACTTCGTCTCCGTCATCCCGGCCGGCGGCCCGCGCCTGCTGCGCGAGCCCGAGGAATATGAACGCAACCGTGCCTACACGGGCGACGACCTCTCGCCGCTGCTGCGGCTGCGCCAGGCCAACGGCGACTGGCCGCATCACGTCGCGATGACCTTGACCGTGTCGCGTCCCGATGCCGGCATCGGCAACCTGCTGAGCGAGCATGGGCTGGGGCCGGAGCAGGTCGTCAATGGCGACGTCCTGCCGGCACGCCAGGCCACGCTGCAGGCCATTGAGGCCAACGGCCCCGCCATCCGCTACATCGACGAGCAGTTCATCCTGAAGGAAGACGCGGCCAACACCCGCGGCGCCTTCGAAGCCGCCGGCTCGCTGGGCATCGCCCTGCCGGACTACCTGCGCATGGAGGGCAACTATACCTTCCACGCCCGTGCCACCTACGGTGAATGCGACGGCATGCGCGAACTGGTGTGGACGATGCACGTGGACGTCGGCATCGATGGCGGCCGCACTTTGGTCAGCACGGAACCGCTGGGCGCGGACGCGGACGGGCGCGATTGCCTGCGCCTGACCTTCACGCCGCGCGACCGCTACGGCAACCGCTTCGGTCCGGGCCGGGCGGCGGACATGACGGTGGCGCCCCGCACCGGCACGGTGCTGACGAGTCCCGTCACGGACCTCGGCAACGGCAGCTACCGGGTCGACCTGTGCTGGGACCTGGCCGCGGGCGAGCCGCCCGGCATCACGATCGGCCAGCCGGGCCGTCCACCGGTCGTGGTGGGTCCGGCCGAAAGGCGCCTGTACGTGTACAGCGTGACCTTCGTCTGCGGTGAGCAGCGCGACAACTGCTGCGGCTGCACGCCGGTACGGCCCGGCAGCTATGGCACCGAGATCAACATCCACAACGTCGGCAACACGGCGGCGCCGGTGCTCAAGCGCATCATCCCCCTGGTGTTCGCGGGCGCCGTGATCGGCCGGGAGCCACAGGTCGCGACGGTGAAGACGGCGGCCGTCATCACGCTGCCGCCGCATGCCGCCACGATGGACGACTGCTGCCGGCTGCAGGAAATGCTGCTGGGCGCGGCGGTGGATACGGTGGCGCTGACGACGGGTGTGCTGGAGATTATCAGCACCGTGGAGCTGGCGGTGACGGCGGTCTACACGCGTGAGGATGGCGCCATCGACGTGCGGGCGATCGCGCCGCGGCGGCTATGA
- a CDS encoding FxDxF family PEP-CTERM protein — MKLRSAVSAVALALVSVCSAQAAVYTYTGNITERDDINSAPTHVVAHFEFDFENSPGAAYDTYTFKSWDVSYGGIKLSSAAGNGLLNQFTFDAERNVTGWFFNASDSLDYTQYTQNIQSLSENFIFFAPNEAHDIILDTTGNAWVYSNQGTWSIAPSVPEPATYLMLGLGLAAVGFASRRRLG, encoded by the coding sequence ATGAAACTTCGCTCCGCTGTCTCCGCCGTCGCGCTGGCGCTCGTATCGGTCTGTTCTGCACAGGCTGCCGTGTACACGTACACCGGCAACATCACCGAGCGCGATGACATCAACAGCGCACCGACGCATGTCGTGGCGCACTTTGAATTCGATTTCGAAAATTCGCCGGGTGCCGCGTATGACACCTACACCTTCAAATCCTGGGACGTCAGCTACGGGGGAATCAAGCTGAGTTCCGCGGCCGGCAACGGACTGTTGAATCAATTCACTTTCGACGCGGAAAGGAACGTGACTGGTTGGTTCTTTAACGCCAGCGATTCTCTGGACTACACGCAGTACACGCAGAACATTCAATCGCTCTCGGAAAATTTCATTTTCTTCGCGCCGAACGAAGCCCATGACATCATCCTTGATACGACGGGGAACGCTTGGGTGTACAGCAACCAGGGCACGTGGTCCATCGCGCCTTCCGTCCCAGAGCCGGCTACCTACCTGATGCTGGGCCTGGGCCTGGCCGCCGTGGGCTTCGCCAGCCGCAGGCGCCTGGGCTGA
- a CDS encoding TonB-dependent receptor — translation MRTPFRPTLIRLAIAGAFALPGIDATAQLIALAPSEAEPVAPAAQSGAAQATPSADAAASTPVAAATAQAVVTSGASAEPESPTSVVRISGSRIVARGFTQPTPTTSLTTADLEKAAKPNLFNTLAELPALQGSTGRTTSTNSTSSGIQGLSSLSLRGLGTIRTLTLLDGQRVVGANVTGVTDVSQFPQLLVKRVDVVTGGASASYGSDAVGGVVNFVTDKKFTGFKANVQGGMTKYSDDKGGTLQAAWGRGFLDDRLHVAVSGEFTKENGIDSPGFGEVGPNGRTWYKNPAYSVRPLAQTNDGLPQYRVIEHAQQYQYAKYGLITSGPLQGTAFGPGGVPFPFQYGSNGVPDGRGGVTGCVNPFCIGGDLSGSVGAGTNLAMNFKRQVAYTRMSWDLTPDHEIYFTANYAQVASHFSPNPGAAKNGNLTIQCSNPFLPASIVAACAQNNITSFAYGTANAIFPANINVHPTRTQRRFVLGADGKFQLLGREWSYDAYVTHGENKTNIDVHDITLNARYNAAIDAVRGPDGRIVCRNPVAAASGCVPLNIIGDNPVDPAAWAYIAPAQGPRQRTTQSQDVASFNLNGELFEGWAGPVSLATGAEYRREKYRVRGDAYGAGVSPDSPNNAFYPADPLLNTTVGNNWYAGNYHNGQGSYNVREAYVELNIPILKSAIWGEANLNLADRETKYSTAGSVGSWKLGASWQTPIDGLRLRGVTSKDVRAPNLSELFAAPVVVNNIVQYQGNTITVQERTVGNTALRPEIARNNSFGIVLNQPKWAPGFSISADYFDIKVRGVISALTIQQEVDLCVAGNQEICSAMVLNSPGNNYVTVQNFNLASLHTKGVDIETAYRTNLDKFGLPGRFTFRALGTRMLHFITDSGVVGTIPVDGAGSNMGNTPKWKVLAQQTWEHDKLSLSLTERWISDGTYRNDFIECQSNCPVSTLIHPTIHSNRMKGATYLDIGGSWNFSKQLQAYFKIDNVTDRDPEPAPQTNASYGINPALYDVVGRAYRAGLRYSF, via the coding sequence ATGCGTACACCGTTCCGCCCCACCCTGATCCGCCTCGCCATCGCCGGCGCGTTCGCCCTTCCCGGCATCGACGCAACCGCGCAGCTGATCGCCCTCGCGCCAAGCGAAGCCGAACCCGTGGCGCCAGCGGCCCAAAGCGGCGCCGCACAGGCCACGCCATCCGCCGACGCGGCGGCGTCCACACCCGTCGCTGCCGCCACCGCCCAGGCGGTCGTCACGTCCGGCGCCTCCGCCGAACCGGAAAGTCCGACATCCGTCGTACGCATCTCCGGCTCACGCATCGTCGCCCGCGGCTTCACCCAGCCCACGCCGACGACCAGCCTGACCACCGCCGACCTGGAAAAGGCCGCCAAGCCAAACCTGTTCAACACGCTGGCCGAACTGCCGGCGCTGCAAGGCAGCACGGGCCGCACCACCAGCACCAACAGCACCAGCAGCGGTATCCAGGGCCTGTCGTCCCTCAGCCTGCGCGGCCTGGGCACGATCCGCACCCTGACCTTGCTGGACGGCCAGCGCGTGGTCGGCGCCAATGTCACCGGCGTGACGGACGTCAGCCAGTTCCCGCAACTGCTGGTCAAGCGCGTCGATGTGGTGACGGGCGGCGCCTCCGCCTCGTATGGTTCGGACGCCGTCGGCGGCGTCGTCAACTTCGTCACCGACAAGAAGTTCACCGGCTTCAAGGCCAACGTCCAGGGCGGCATGACGAAGTACAGCGACGACAAGGGCGGCACCTTGCAAGCGGCTTGGGGCCGCGGTTTCCTGGACGACCGCCTGCACGTGGCGGTCAGCGGCGAGTTCACCAAGGAGAACGGCATCGATTCGCCCGGCTTCGGCGAGGTGGGACCGAACGGCCGCACCTGGTACAAGAACCCCGCTTACTCCGTGCGGCCGCTGGCGCAGACGAACGACGGGCTGCCGCAATACCGCGTCATCGAACACGCGCAGCAGTACCAGTACGCGAAATATGGCCTGATCACCAGCGGCCCGCTGCAGGGCACCGCGTTCGGCCCGGGCGGGGTGCCGTTTCCGTTCCAGTACGGCTCGAACGGCGTGCCGGACGGCCGCGGCGGCGTGACGGGCTGCGTCAACCCGTTCTGCATCGGCGGCGACCTCTCGGGCAGCGTGGGCGCCGGCACCAACCTGGCGATGAACTTCAAGCGCCAGGTGGCATACACGCGCATGTCGTGGGACCTGACACCGGACCACGAGATCTACTTCACGGCCAACTACGCCCAGGTGGCCTCGCACTTCTCGCCCAACCCGGGCGCCGCGAAGAACGGTAACCTGACGATCCAGTGCTCGAACCCGTTCCTGCCCGCCTCCATCGTGGCCGCCTGCGCGCAGAACAACATCACCAGCTTCGCCTACGGCACCGCCAACGCCATCTTCCCGGCCAATATCAACGTGCACCCGACGCGCACGCAGCGCCGCTTCGTGCTGGGCGCGGACGGCAAATTCCAGCTGCTGGGCCGCGAATGGTCGTACGACGCCTACGTGACGCATGGCGAGAACAAGACCAATATCGACGTGCACGACATCACCTTGAACGCGCGCTACAACGCCGCCATCGACGCCGTGCGCGGCCCGGACGGGCGGATCGTCTGCCGTAATCCGGTTGCGGCGGCATCGGGTTGCGTGCCGCTCAACATCATCGGCGACAATCCGGTCGACCCGGCCGCATGGGCCTATATCGCGCCGGCGCAAGGGCCGCGCCAGCGCACCACGCAAAGCCAGGACGTGGCCAGCTTCAACCTGAACGGCGAACTGTTCGAAGGCTGGGCCGGTCCCGTCTCGCTGGCGACAGGTGCCGAATACCGCCGTGAAAAATACCGCGTGCGTGGCGACGCCTACGGTGCCGGCGTGTCGCCCGACTCGCCCAACAACGCGTTCTATCCAGCCGACCCGCTGCTCAACACCACGGTCGGCAACAACTGGTACGCCGGGAATTACCACAACGGCCAAGGCTCGTACAACGTGCGCGAAGCCTACGTGGAACTGAACATCCCCATCCTGAAATCGGCCATCTGGGGCGAGGCCAACCTCAACCTGGCCGACCGCGAGACCAAGTACAGCACCGCCGGCAGCGTGGGCAGCTGGAAGCTGGGCGCCAGCTGGCAGACGCCGATCGACGGCCTGCGCCTGCGCGGCGTGACCTCGAAGGACGTGCGCGCGCCCAACCTCTCCGAGCTGTTCGCCGCACCGGTCGTCGTCAACAACATCGTGCAATACCAGGGCAACACGATCACTGTGCAGGAGCGCACCGTCGGCAATACCGCGCTGCGGCCGGAGATCGCGCGCAACAACTCGTTCGGCATCGTATTGAACCAGCCGAAGTGGGCGCCCGGCTTTTCCATCTCGGCCGACTACTTCGACATCAAGGTGCGCGGCGTGATCTCGGCGCTGACGATCCAGCAGGAAGTGGACCTGTGCGTGGCGGGCAACCAGGAGATCTGTTCGGCGATGGTGCTGAACAGCCCCGGCAACAACTACGTCACGGTGCAGAACTTCAACCTCGCTTCGCTGCACACCAAGGGCGTGGACATCGAGACGGCCTACCGCACCAATCTCGACAAATTCGGCCTGCCCGGCCGCTTCACGTTCCGCGCGCTGGGGACCCGCATGCTGCACTTCATCACCGACTCCGGCGTGGTCGGCACGATCCCGGTGGACGGCGCCGGTTCCAATATGGGCAATACGCCGAAGTGGAAAGTGCTGGCGCAGCAGACCTGGGAGCACGACAAGCTGTCGCTGTCGCTGACGGAACGCTGGATCAGCGACGGTACCTATCGCAACGACTTCATCGAATGCCAGAGCAACTGCCCTGTCTCCACGCTGATCCACCCGACCATCCACAGCAACCGGATGAAGGGCGCCACCTACCTGGACATCGGCGGCAGCTGGAACTTCAGCAAGCAGCTG